One Streptomyces sp. L2 genomic window carries:
- a CDS encoding TetR family transcriptional regulator translates to MNTTQRTDQQRSADRRRRELLEAADRVVLRDGPQASMNAIAAEAGITKPILYRHFGDKSGLYAALAKRHTDALLNSLRAALDAPADRRERVESTLDTYLAAIEARPQVYRFLMHPSEGSAGSDQGFDLGKHSAPLLRRMGEELAQVIEERLDLGPGSQQLARVWGHGIVGMMHAAGDWWLGERPCGRSELVRSLADLLWGRLAAAGDRVGGPGF, encoded by the coding sequence ATGAACACCACACAGCGGACCGATCAGCAGCGGTCCGCCGACCGCCGACGGCGCGAGTTGCTGGAGGCCGCGGACCGGGTGGTGCTGCGCGACGGACCGCAGGCGTCGATGAACGCCATCGCCGCGGAAGCCGGGATCACGAAGCCGATCCTCTACCGCCACTTCGGGGACAAGAGCGGCCTTTACGCGGCCTTGGCCAAGCGGCACACCGACGCCCTGCTGAACTCGCTGCGGGCGGCGCTGGACGCTCCCGCCGACCGGCGCGAGCGGGTGGAGTCCACGCTGGACACCTACCTCGCCGCGATCGAGGCCCGGCCCCAGGTGTACCGGTTCCTGATGCACCCCTCCGAGGGCAGCGCGGGCAGCGACCAGGGGTTCGACCTCGGCAAGCACTCGGCCCCGCTGCTGCGGCGGATGGGCGAGGAACTGGCCCAGGTGATCGAGGAGCGGCTGGACCTCGGCCCCGGCAGCCAGCAGCTGGCGCGGGTGTGGGGGCACGGGATCGTCGGCATGATGCACGCGGCCGGCGACTGGTGGCTCGGGGAGCGGCCGTGCGGCCGGAGCGAGTTGGTGCGGTCCCTGGCCGACCTGCTGTGGGGCCGCCTCGCGGCGGCCGGAGACCGCGTCGGCGGCCCCGGCTTCTGA
- the def gene encoding peptide deformylase yields the protein MRHGSIPGARGRVRPLSLLGDPVLREPCRDVTDFGPELADLVEDLFATMYAAPGVGLAANQIGVPLRVFVYDCPDDEDVRHVGHVVNPRLVAADGVVLRGPEGCLSLPGLEAGTERYDHAVVEGRTVTGEPVTVHGTGFFARCLQHECDHVEGRLYVDHLTGWRRRRSARQITRAPWHRASAGQL from the coding sequence ATGCGACACGGTTCCATTCCGGGCGCCCGCGGGCGAGTCCGTCCTCTTTCCCTGCTCGGTGACCCGGTCCTGCGGGAGCCCTGCCGGGACGTCACCGATTTCGGCCCCGAACTGGCGGACTTGGTGGAGGACTTGTTCGCGACCATGTACGCGGCGCCGGGAGTGGGCCTGGCCGCGAACCAGATCGGGGTCCCGCTGCGGGTCTTCGTCTACGACTGCCCGGACGACGAGGACGTCCGCCACGTAGGGCACGTGGTGAACCCGCGGCTGGTGGCGGCCGACGGCGTGGTGCTCCGCGGCCCGGAGGGCTGCCTGTCCCTCCCGGGCCTGGAGGCGGGCACCGAGCGGTACGACCACGCGGTGGTCGAGGGCCGCACGGTGACGGGGGAGCCGGTCACCGTGCATGGCACGGGCTTCTTCGCGCGGTGTCTGCAGCACGAGTGCGACCACGTGGAGGGCCGGCTGTACGTCGATCACCTCACGGGGTGGCGGCGCCGCAGGTCGGCGAGGCAGATCACCCGGGCGCCGTGGCACCGGGCGAGTGCGGGGCAGCTCTAA
- a CDS encoding 6-phosphofructokinase: MRIGVLTSGGDCPGLNAVIRSVVHRAVVDHGDEVIGFRDGWKGLLECDYLKLDLDAVGGILARGGTILGSSRVRPEHLRDGVERARGHVAELGLDAIIPIGGEGTLKAARLLSDNGLPIVGVPKTIDNDIAVTDVTFGFDTAVGVATEALDRLKTTAESHQRMLIVEVMGRHTGWIALHSGMAAGAHAIVVPERPFDIDELARKVGARFEAGKRFAIVVAAEGAKPRPGSMEFDEGGKDIYGHERFAGIARQLSVELEHRLGKEARPVILGHVQRGGTPTAYDRVLATRFGWHAVEAVHRGEFGGMTALRGTEIVMVPLAEAVESLKTVPAARYEEAECVL; encoded by the coding sequence ATGCGCATTGGTGTCCTCACGTCAGGCGGCGACTGCCCCGGCCTGAACGCCGTCATCCGGTCCGTCGTGCACCGCGCCGTCGTCGACCACGGCGACGAGGTCATCGGATTCCGGGACGGCTGGAAGGGCCTCCTGGAGTGCGACTATCTGAAGCTCGACCTGGACGCCGTGGGCGGCATCCTGGCCCGCGGCGGCACCATCCTCGGCTCCTCCCGGGTCCGTCCCGAGCATCTGCGGGACGGCGTGGAGCGGGCCCGGGGGCACGTCGCCGAGCTCGGCCTGGACGCGATCATCCCGATCGGCGGCGAGGGCACCCTGAAGGCGGCCCGCCTGCTGTCGGACAACGGGCTGCCCATCGTGGGCGTGCCCAAGACCATCGACAACGACATCGCCGTCACCGACGTCACCTTCGGTTTCGACACCGCGGTGGGCGTCGCCACGGAGGCCCTGGACCGGCTGAAGACCACCGCCGAGTCCCACCAGCGCATGCTGATCGTGGAGGTCATGGGCCGGCACACCGGCTGGATCGCCCTGCACTCCGGCATGGCGGCCGGCGCCCACGCCATCGTCGTACCCGAACGGCCCTTCGACATCGACGAGTTGGCCCGGAAGGTCGGCGCGCGGTTCGAGGCGGGCAAGCGGTTCGCGATCGTCGTCGCGGCGGAGGGCGCCAAGCCCCGGCCCGGCTCCATGGAGTTCGACGAGGGTGGCAAGGACATCTACGGCCACGAGCGCTTCGCGGGGATCGCGCGGCAGCTGTCGGTCGAGCTGGAGCACCGGCTCGGCAAGGAGGCCCGGCCGGTGATCCTCGGGCACGTGCAGCGGGGTGGGACGCCGACGGCGTACGACAGGGTGCTGGCGACGCGGTTCGGGTGGCATGCGGTGGAGGCGGTGCATCGGGGGGAGTTCGGGGGGATGACCGCGTTGCGGGGGACCGAGATCGTGATGGTGCCGCTGGCGGAGGCAGTGGAGTCTCTCAAGACCGTGCCGGCCGCGCGGTATGAGGAAGCGGAGTGCGTTCTTTAG
- a CDS encoding cytochrome c oxidase assembly protein, which yields MDHGHGMVMDLPPFTLGRGLQWSADPFFLVGCLLGLGLYAWGVVRLVRRGDAWPVGRTVSYVIGVLTVALMMCTRLNDYGMVMFSVHMVQHMVISMLSPILILLGAPVTLALRALPTAGKGRKGPRELLLALLHSRYMRIITHPVFTIPLFIASLYGLYFTPLFDLLMGSKAGHVAMMVHFLAVGVVFFWPIIGVDPGPHRPGYLMRMLELFAGMPFHAFFGIALMMASTPMVETFKHPSASLGIDALADQNAAGGIAWAFSEVPSVLVLIALLFQWYGSEQRQAKRKDRAADRDGDKELEAYNAYLAALRAREG from the coding sequence ATGGATCACGGGCACGGCATGGTGATGGATCTGCCGCCGTTCACGCTGGGACGGGGGCTCCAGTGGTCGGCGGATCCGTTCTTCCTCGTCGGCTGTCTGCTCGGGCTCGGGCTGTACGCGTGGGGTGTGGTGCGGCTGGTGCGGCGGGGAGACGCCTGGCCGGTGGGCCGTACGGTGTCGTACGTCATCGGCGTGCTGACCGTCGCCCTGATGATGTGCACCAGGCTGAACGACTACGGCATGGTCATGTTCAGCGTGCACATGGTGCAGCACATGGTGATCAGCATGCTGTCGCCGATCCTGATCCTGCTCGGCGCCCCGGTCACGCTCGCGCTGCGGGCGCTGCCGACCGCCGGGAAGGGCCGCAAGGGGCCGCGTGAGCTGCTGCTGGCGCTGCTGCACAGCCGGTACATGCGGATCATCACCCACCCGGTGTTCACGATCCCGCTGTTCATCGCGAGCCTGTACGGGCTGTACTTCACTCCCCTGTTCGACCTGCTGATGGGGTCGAAGGCCGGGCACGTGGCGATGATGGTGCACTTCCTCGCCGTGGGTGTGGTGTTCTTCTGGCCGATCATCGGCGTCGACCCGGGCCCGCACCGGCCCGGGTACCTGATGCGGATGCTGGAGCTGTTCGCGGGCATGCCGTTCCACGCGTTCTTCGGTATCGCGCTGATGATGGCGTCGACGCCGATGGTGGAGACCTTCAAGCACCCGTCGGCCTCGCTCGGCATCGACGCGCTGGCCGACCAGAACGCGGCCGGCGGCATCGCCTGGGCGTTCAGCGAGGTCCCCTCGGTGCTGGTGCTGATCGCGCTGCTGTTCCAGTGGTACGGCTCCGAGCAGCGGCAGGCCAAGCGCAAGGACCGGGCCGCCGACCGGGACGGTGACAAGGAGCTGGAGGCGTACAACGCCTATCTGGCCGCGCTCCGCGCGCGCGAGGGCTGA
- a CDS encoding Lrp/AsnC family transcriptional regulator has protein sequence MNSRNVSFDDLDRRIVNALMANARTSFAEIGAAIGLSSTAVKRRVDRLRETEVITGFTATVQPSALGWRTEAYVEVYCEGAAPPRRLAGVVRNHPEITAAMTVTGGADALLHVRARDVEHFEEVLERIRAEPFIRKTISVMVLSHLLPDSPEAGATQAAPQ, from the coding sequence ATGAACAGCAGGAACGTCTCGTTCGACGATCTCGACCGGAGGATCGTCAACGCCCTGATGGCGAACGCCAGGACCAGCTTCGCCGAGATCGGTGCCGCGATCGGGCTGTCGTCCACCGCGGTGAAGCGGCGCGTGGACCGGCTGCGGGAGACAGAGGTGATCACCGGGTTCACCGCGACGGTGCAGCCCTCGGCGCTGGGCTGGCGCACGGAGGCGTACGTCGAGGTGTACTGCGAGGGCGCGGCCCCGCCCCGGCGGCTCGCGGGGGTGGTCCGCAATCATCCGGAGATCACGGCGGCCATGACGGTGACCGGCGGCGCGGACGCGCTGCTGCACGTGCGGGCGCGGGACGTGGAGCACTTCGAGGAGGTGCTGGAGCGGATCCGCGCCGAGCCGTTCATCCGCAAGACGATCAGCGTGATGGTGCTGTCCCACCTGCTGCCGGACAGTCCGGAGGCGGGGGCCACGCAGGCCGCACCGCAATGA
- a CDS encoding cytochrome P450: MTSGPLTETLPPVRHWPAADLSGTDFDPVLTELMDEGPVTRIQLPNGEGWAWLVTRYDDVRLVTNDPRFSREAVMGRQVTRLAPHFIPDRGAVGFLDPPDHTRLRRSVAAAFTAKGVERIRGKARGMLDELVDELLQDGPPADLTRAVLSPFPIAVICELMGVPAADRQSMHTWTQLILSSAHGKEVSEKAKREMSAYFTDLIGRRAGSTAEDVTSLLGAAVGRDEITMEEAVGLAVLLQIGGEAVTNNSGQMFHLLLTRPDLAERLRSEPGVRPRAIDELLRYIPHRNAVGLSRIALEDVEIAGTLIREGDAIYVSYLAANRDPDVFPDPETIDVTRSPNPHVAFGFGPHYCPGGMLARLESELLVDALLDRIPSLRLAVHPDQVPFKKGALIRGPEALPVAW, translated from the coding sequence ATGACAAGTGGACCGCTCACCGAGACCCTGCCCCCGGTCCGGCACTGGCCGGCGGCCGACCTGTCCGGCACCGACTTCGACCCGGTGCTCACCGAGCTGATGGACGAGGGTCCGGTCACCCGCATCCAGCTGCCCAACGGCGAGGGCTGGGCCTGGCTGGTCACCCGGTACGACGACGTACGGCTGGTCACCAACGACCCCCGCTTCAGCCGGGAGGCGGTCATGGGCCGGCAGGTCACCCGGCTCGCCCCGCACTTCATCCCCGACCGGGGCGCGGTCGGCTTCCTCGACCCGCCCGACCACACCCGGCTACGGCGCTCGGTCGCCGCCGCGTTCACCGCGAAGGGCGTGGAACGCATCCGCGGCAAGGCGCGCGGCATGCTGGACGAGCTCGTGGACGAACTCCTCCAGGACGGACCGCCCGCCGACCTCACCCGTGCGGTGCTCAGCCCCTTCCCCATCGCGGTGATCTGCGAGCTGATGGGCGTCCCGGCCGCGGACCGGCAGAGCATGCACACCTGGACCCAGCTGATCCTGTCCTCCGCGCACGGCAAGGAGGTCAGCGAGAAGGCCAAGCGCGAGATGAGCGCCTACTTCACCGACCTGATCGGCCGGCGCGCGGGCAGCACCGCCGAGGACGTCACCTCCCTGCTGGGCGCCGCCGTGGGCCGCGACGAGATCACCATGGAGGAGGCCGTCGGCCTGGCGGTGCTGCTCCAGATCGGCGGCGAGGCGGTCACCAACAACAGCGGCCAGATGTTCCACCTGCTGCTCACCCGCCCGGACCTGGCCGAACGCCTGCGCTCGGAACCGGGGGTCCGCCCCCGGGCCATCGACGAACTCCTGCGCTACATCCCGCACCGCAACGCGGTCGGCCTGTCCCGGATCGCGCTGGAGGACGTGGAGATCGCCGGCACCCTCATCCGCGAGGGCGACGCCATCTACGTCTCCTACCTGGCCGCCAACCGCGACCCGGACGTCTTCCCCGACCCGGAGACGATCGACGTCACCCGCAGCCCCAACCCGCACGTGGCCTTCGGCTTCGGCCCGCACTACTGCCCCGGCGGCATGCTGGCCCGCCTGGAGTCGGAACTCCTCGTCGACGCCCTGCTGGACCGGATCCCCAGCCTGAGGCTCGCGGTGCACCCGGACCAGGTGCCGTTCAAGAAGGGCGCGTTGATCCGCGGTCCCGAGGCCCTCCCGGTGGCGTGGTGA
- a CDS encoding MurT ligase domain-containing protein, with protein sequence MAGNSDPLSPRAKLAVTAGKAVAAASRAAGRGSGSVIGGRVALRLDPDLLARLAQHLDVVLVSATNGKTTTTRLIAEALRAAGPVVSNALGANMPAGITSALAGGSDAKFGVIEVDEKYLAGVARDTSPKCIALLNLSRDQLDRAAETRMLAENWREGLAGSKAVIVANADDPLVVWAASSSPNVIWVAAGQMWKDDAWSCPSCGGVMQRPGDDWFCGECGFRRPTPSWALNGDHVLDPHGSAWPIHLQLPGRANKANAASSAAVAAVFGVPPQVALERMYQVQAVAGRYDVVQFQGRDLRLLLAKNPAGWLETFSLIDPPPTPVILSVNARGADGTDTSWLWDVDYTRLTGHPIFVIGDRKLDLAVRLEVANQHFQVCENLDQAVQTAPPGRIEVIANYTAFQDLRRRVGN encoded by the coding sequence ATGGCAGGCAACTCGGACCCGCTCTCGCCGCGGGCCAAGCTGGCCGTGACCGCGGGCAAGGCGGTCGCTGCGGCATCGCGCGCCGCGGGGCGCGGCAGCGGGTCGGTGATCGGTGGCCGGGTCGCGCTGAGACTCGACCCCGACCTGCTCGCCCGGCTCGCCCAGCACCTGGACGTCGTCCTGGTGTCGGCGACCAACGGCAAGACGACGACCACCCGGCTGATCGCGGAGGCGCTGCGCGCCGCGGGCCCGGTCGTGTCGAACGCGCTCGGCGCCAACATGCCGGCCGGTATCACCTCCGCGCTCGCGGGCGGCTCGGACGCGAAGTTCGGTGTCATCGAGGTCGACGAGAAGTACCTCGCCGGTGTGGCCCGGGACACCAGCCCGAAGTGCATCGCCCTGCTGAACCTCTCCCGCGACCAGCTCGACCGCGCCGCCGAGACCCGGATGCTCGCCGAGAACTGGCGCGAGGGGCTGGCAGGGTCCAAGGCGGTCATCGTCGCCAACGCCGACGACCCGCTCGTGGTGTGGGCCGCCTCCTCCTCCCCTAACGTGATCTGGGTCGCCGCCGGCCAGATGTGGAAGGACGACGCCTGGTCCTGCCCGTCCTGCGGCGGCGTGATGCAGCGCCCCGGCGACGACTGGTTCTGCGGTGAGTGCGGCTTCCGCCGGCCGACGCCGAGCTGGGCCCTGAACGGCGACCACGTCCTCGACCCGCACGGGTCCGCCTGGCCGATCCACCTGCAGCTGCCGGGCCGGGCCAACAAGGCGAACGCGGCCAGCTCCGCGGCCGTCGCCGCCGTGTTCGGGGTGCCCCCGCAGGTCGCCCTGGAGCGGATGTACCAGGTGCAGGCCGTGGCCGGGCGGTACGACGTCGTCCAGTTCCAGGGGCGTGACCTGCGGCTGCTGCTGGCGAAGAACCCGGCCGGCTGGCTGGAGACGTTCTCCCTGATCGATCCGCCGCCCACCCCGGTGATCCTGTCCGTGAACGCGCGCGGGGCCGACGGCACCGACACGTCCTGGCTGTGGGACGTCGACTACACGCGGCTGACCGGCCACCCGATCTTCGTCATCGGTGACCGCAAGCTCGACCTCGCGGTGCGCCTGGAGGTCGCGAACCAGCACTTCCAGGTCTGCGAGAACCTCGACCAGGCCGTGCAGACGGCCCCGCCGGGACGTATCGAGGTCATCGCGAACTACACCGCGTTCCAGGACCTGCGCCGCCGCGTCGGCAACTGA
- the rocD gene encoding ornithine--oxo-acid transaminase encodes MTAPARTRTSADLIRAEEPVLAHNYHPLPVVVAGAEGTWVEDVDGRRYLDMLAGYSALNFGHRHPALVQAAHEQLDRLTLTSRAFHNDRLAEFAERLAELTGLEMVLPMNTGAEAVESGIKVARKWAYDVKGVPADRATIVVAAENFHGRTTTIVSFSTDETARAGFGPFTPGFKIVPYNDLAALEEAVDETTAAVLIEPIQGEAGVIIPDEGYLAGVRELTRRKGCLFIADEIQSGLGRTGRTLAVEHEDVVPDVLLLGKALGGGIVPVSAVVARREVLGVLHPGEHGSTFGGNPLAAAVGTAVVELLETGEYQRRAAELGVILRGGLTELVGKGVVGFRSRGLWAGVDVDPAIGTGREISERLMREGILVKDTHGSTIRLAPPLTITAEELRSALASLEKVLGASG; translated from the coding sequence ATGACCGCACCCGCGCGCACGCGCACGTCCGCCGACCTGATCCGTGCGGAGGAGCCGGTCCTCGCACACAACTACCACCCGCTGCCCGTGGTCGTCGCCGGCGCCGAGGGCACCTGGGTGGAGGACGTCGACGGCCGCCGCTACCTCGACATGCTGGCCGGCTACTCGGCCCTCAACTTCGGCCACCGGCACCCGGCGCTGGTCCAGGCGGCCCACGAGCAGCTCGACCGGCTGACGCTGACCTCCCGCGCCTTCCACAACGACCGGCTCGCCGAGTTCGCCGAGCGGCTCGCGGAGCTGACCGGCCTGGAGATGGTGCTGCCGATGAACACCGGCGCGGAGGCGGTGGAGAGCGGCATCAAGGTGGCCCGCAAATGGGCGTACGACGTGAAGGGCGTCCCCGCCGACCGGGCAACGATCGTCGTCGCGGCGGAGAACTTCCACGGCCGTACGACGACCATCGTGAGCTTCTCCACGGACGAGACGGCCCGGGCCGGCTTCGGGCCGTTCACGCCCGGCTTCAAAATCGTGCCCTACAACGACCTGGCCGCGCTGGAGGAGGCGGTCGACGAGACGACGGCCGCGGTGCTGATCGAGCCGATCCAGGGCGAGGCCGGCGTCATCATCCCGGACGAGGGCTACCTCGCGGGGGTGCGGGAGCTGACCCGGCGCAAGGGCTGCCTGTTCATCGCGGACGAGATCCAGTCCGGACTCGGCCGCACGGGCCGCACCCTCGCCGTCGAGCACGAGGACGTCGTCCCGGACGTGCTGCTGCTCGGCAAGGCGCTGGGCGGCGGCATCGTGCCGGTGTCGGCAGTGGTGGCCCGGCGCGAGGTGCTGGGTGTGCTGCACCCGGGCGAGCACGGCTCCACGTTCGGCGGCAACCCGCTGGCCGCGGCGGTGGGCACGGCGGTGGTCGAACTGCTGGAGACCGGCGAGTACCAGCGGCGGGCGGCCGAGCTCGGCGTGATCCTGCGCGGCGGGCTGACCGAGCTGGTCGGCAAGGGCGTGGTCGGCTTCCGCTCGCGCGGGCTGTGGGCGGGTGTCGACGTCGACCCGGCCATCGGTACGGGCCGCGAGATCAGCGAACGGCTGATGCGGGAGGGGATCCTCGTCAAGGACACGCACGGCTCGACGATCCGGCTGGCCCCGCCGCTGACGATCACGGCCGAGGAACTGCGCTCGGCGCTGGCCTCGCTGGAGAAGGTGCTCGGCGCGAGCGGCTGA
- a CDS encoding acyl-CoA dehydrogenase family protein: protein MAEFTMELNDEQKEVRDWLHGFAADVIRPAAAEWDEREETPWPVIQEAAKVGIYSLDFYAQQYFDPTGLGIPMAMEELFWGDAGIALSIVGTGLAAVGVLANGTEEQIGTWIPQMYGDANDVKVAAFCSSEPDAGSDVASMRTRAVYDEAKDEWVINGTKTWATNGGIANVHVVVAVVDPELGSKGHASFIIPPGTEGCSQGQKFKKHGIRASHTAEVILDNVRVPGSCLLGGKEKLDERLARARERAKAGGGERVKNAAMATFEASRPAVGAMAVGTARAAYEVALDYAKTREQFGRPIIDNQGVAFQLADMRTQIDAARLLVWRASWMAVNGKPFTAAEGSMSKLFASETAKKVSAQAIQILGGNGYTREYPVERMHRDSAIYTIFEGTSEVQRLVIARTLSGMAIR, encoded by the coding sequence ATGGCCGAGTTCACCATGGAGCTGAACGACGAACAGAAGGAAGTCCGGGACTGGCTCCATGGCTTCGCGGCCGACGTGATCCGCCCCGCCGCCGCCGAATGGGACGAGCGCGAGGAGACTCCCTGGCCGGTCATCCAGGAGGCCGCGAAGGTCGGCATCTACTCCCTCGATTTCTACGCCCAGCAGTACTTCGACCCCACCGGGCTCGGTATCCCGATGGCGATGGAGGAGCTGTTCTGGGGCGACGCGGGCATCGCCCTCTCCATTGTGGGCACCGGCCTGGCCGCCGTGGGCGTTCTCGCCAACGGTACCGAGGAACAGATCGGCACGTGGATCCCGCAGATGTACGGCGACGCCAACGACGTCAAGGTCGCCGCGTTCTGCTCCTCCGAGCCCGACGCCGGCTCCGACGTCGCCTCCATGCGCACCCGCGCGGTGTACGACGAGGCCAAGGACGAGTGGGTGATCAACGGCACCAAGACCTGGGCGACCAACGGCGGCATCGCCAACGTCCACGTCGTCGTCGCGGTCGTCGACCCCGAGCTGGGCTCCAAGGGGCACGCGTCCTTCATCATCCCGCCGGGCACCGAGGGCTGCTCCCAGGGCCAGAAGTTCAAGAAGCACGGCATCCGCGCCTCCCACACCGCTGAGGTCATCCTCGACAACGTCCGCGTGCCCGGTTCCTGCCTGCTCGGCGGCAAGGAGAAGCTGGACGAGCGCCTGGCCCGGGCCCGCGAGCGGGCGAAGGCCGGCGGCGGCGAGCGCGTGAAGAACGCGGCGATGGCCACGTTCGAGGCCTCGCGGCCGGCGGTGGGCGCGATGGCCGTGGGCACGGCCCGGGCCGCGTACGAGGTCGCCCTCGACTACGCCAAGACCCGCGAGCAGTTCGGCCGGCCGATCATCGACAACCAGGGCGTCGCCTTCCAGCTGGCCGACATGCGGACGCAGATCGACGCTGCGCGGCTGCTGGTGTGGCGGGCGTCGTGGATGGCCGTGAACGGGAAGCCGTTCACCGCGGCCGAGGGGTCGATGTCGAAGCTGTTCGCGAGCGAGACGGCGAAGAAGGTGTCCGCGCAGGCGATTCAGATTCTGGGGGGGAACGGGTATACGCGGGAGTATCCGGTGGAGCGGATGCATCGGGATTCGGCGATCTACACGATCTTTGAAGGGACCAGTGAGGTTCAGCGGCTGGTGATTGCGCGGACCTTGTCCGGGATGGCTATTCGGTAG
- the ddaH gene encoding dimethylargininase, protein MLERRVPRARRFLVCEPRHFAVQYAINPWMHPDTPVDVDLAQEQWQALIGAYRSHGHTVEAVEPAPDLPDMVFSANAAFMVGGRVFGSLFHAPERRPESLHYDTWFKAAGYDVHRPESVSEGEGDLVWTGRYVLAGTGFRTSREAHREAQEFLGHPVVSLTLVDPYFYHLDTALFVLDDDNIVYYPEAFSPGSREVLRRLYPDAVLATRDDAMAFGLNSVSDGRHVFIAPRAEALAERLAGQGYVPVPVDLSEFHKAGGGIKCCTQEIR, encoded by the coding sequence GTGCTCGAACGTCGTGTGCCGCGCGCTCGGCGCTTCCTGGTCTGCGAACCCAGACACTTCGCCGTGCAGTACGCGATCAATCCCTGGATGCATCCCGACACACCCGTCGACGTGGACCTCGCCCAGGAGCAGTGGCAGGCGCTGATCGGCGCCTACCGCTCCCACGGCCATACCGTCGAGGCGGTCGAGCCGGCGCCGGACCTGCCGGACATGGTCTTCTCCGCGAACGCGGCGTTCATGGTCGGCGGCCGGGTCTTCGGCTCCCTGTTCCACGCGCCCGAGCGGCGTCCGGAGTCGCTCCACTACGACACCTGGTTCAAGGCGGCGGGCTACGACGTCCACCGGCCGGAGTCGGTGTCCGAGGGCGAGGGCGACCTGGTCTGGACCGGCCGCTACGTGCTCGCCGGCACCGGGTTCCGCACCTCCCGTGAGGCCCATCGCGAGGCACAGGAGTTCCTCGGCCATCCCGTGGTCAGCCTGACCCTGGTGGACCCGTACTTCTACCACCTGGACACGGCGCTGTTCGTGCTGGACGACGACAACATCGTGTACTACCCGGAGGCCTTCTCGCCCGGGAGCCGCGAGGTGCTGAGGCGGCTGTACCCGGACGCCGTGCTCGCCACCCGCGACGACGCGATGGCGTTCGGGCTGAACTCGGTGTCCGACGGCCGCCACGTCTTCATCGCCCCCCGGGCCGAGGCGCTGGCCGAGCGCCTGGCCGGCCAAGGTTACGTCCCCGTCCCCGTCGACCTGTCGGAGTTCCACAAGGCCGGCGGTGGCATCAAGTGCTGCACCCAGGAGATCCGCTGA
- a CDS encoding cupin domain-containing protein: protein MTTTEGLLVPPGHGRVVQAPAQRVTFKVTGTHSRTASTFEVEVPPGFDVGAHVHTRSEELFYVLDGELDVLAFEPRVRTPDNWQRWESTSGNRVVRATPGTLIVVPPGCPHAFANPTNTPARMFFQASPPPDHERYFEELLEILSEGGPPDHEAIEALRSKYDIEQLTPLRHR, encoded by the coding sequence ATGACGACGACCGAGGGGCTGCTCGTCCCGCCGGGCCACGGCCGCGTCGTCCAGGCACCGGCCCAGCGCGTGACCTTCAAGGTCACCGGCACCCACTCCCGGACGGCCTCCACCTTCGAGGTGGAGGTCCCGCCCGGCTTCGACGTGGGCGCCCATGTGCACACCCGCAGCGAGGAGCTGTTCTACGTCCTGGACGGTGAACTGGACGTCCTCGCCTTCGAGCCCCGCGTCCGCACCCCCGACAACTGGCAGCGCTGGGAGTCGACTTCGGGCAACCGCGTGGTCCGGGCCACCCCGGGCACCCTCATCGTCGTCCCCCCCGGCTGCCCCCACGCCTTCGCCAACCCGACGAACACCCCGGCAAGGATGTTCTTCCAGGCCAGCCCCCCGCCCGACCACGAGCGCTACTTCGAGGAACTACTGGAGATCCTGAGCGAGGGCGGCCCCCCGGATCACGAGGCGATCGAGGCCCTTCGAAGCAAGTACGACATAGAGCAACTCACACCTCTGAGACACCGGTGA
- a CDS encoding glutamine amidotransferase: MSDNQLRLVWIYPDLLSTYGDQGNALVVERRARQRGLDVARLDVRSDQPIPTSGDIYLIGGGEDRPQRLAAERLRRDGHLHRAVENGAILFSVCAGYQILGHEFINDLGQREPGLGLLDVVSVRGEGERCVGDVLGDIDPQLGLPQLTGFENHQGVTHLGPTARPFAQVRLGRGNGTGDGTEGAYNGTVFGTYMHGPVLARNPQIADLLLKLALDVNALPPIDDRWYEALRGERIAAAQQPA, translated from the coding sequence ATGAGCGACAACCAACTGCGGCTGGTGTGGATCTACCCGGACCTGCTGAGCACCTACGGCGACCAGGGCAACGCGCTCGTCGTGGAGCGCCGGGCGCGGCAGCGGGGCCTGGACGTGGCCCGGCTCGATGTGCGCAGTGACCAGCCGATCCCGACCTCCGGTGACATCTACCTGATCGGCGGCGGCGAGGACCGGCCGCAGCGGCTCGCGGCCGAGCGGCTGCGCCGCGACGGCCATCTGCACCGGGCGGTGGAGAACGGCGCGATCCTGTTCTCGGTGTGCGCCGGCTACCAGATCCTCGGGCACGAGTTCATCAACGACCTCGGCCAGCGCGAGCCCGGCCTCGGCCTGCTCGACGTGGTGTCGGTGCGCGGCGAGGGCGAGCGGTGCGTCGGCGATGTCCTCGGGGACATCGACCCGCAGCTCGGCCTGCCCCAGCTGACCGGTTTCGAGAACCACCAGGGCGTCACCCACCTCGGTCCCACCGCCCGCCCCTTCGCCCAGGTCCGGCTGGGCCGGGGCAACGGCACCGGGGACGGCACGGAGGGCGCGTACAACGGGACGGTCTTCGGCACCTACATGCACGGCCCGGTGCTCGCCCGCAACCCGCAGATCGCCGACCTGCTGCTGAAGCTGGCGCTGGACGTCAACGCGCTGCCGCCGATCGACGACCGGTGGTACGAGGCGCTGCGGGGCGAGCGCATCGCCGCCGCGCAGCAGCCTGCGTGA